The following nucleotide sequence is from Bradyrhizobium roseum.
CGGTTGAACGACGAACTGTAGCTGGATATTCAGCAATTTCCATGCCACCGAATATGCTAGCGCAAGCCTACCCGGCGATTTTGCCGACGGCCTATGCGACGCGACGCGGTGCTTGGTTCAGCACTTGCAACGTTCGCGAGCACATCGCGGCGCTTGACGACGCATTGCGGATAGAAGAACTCGTTCGGATCGTAGACGATGGGGCAGACAATTGGACAGGATTGACCGTGCCGATCTGGCGGGGCTCGCACGGCACGAACGTGCCGTGGCGCGCGACCTGGAGATGCTGGGCGTGCCGGCGGCGAACTGGCCGGCGACCATCGCGGACGCGAGCGGCCAACCGGTGCTCGACGTTCTGGTCGTCGGCGCCGGCATGAACGGCATCGCCGCCGCCGGCAGTTTGCTATTCAAGGGCGTGCGCAACATCGCCGTGATCGAGCGCGCCAAGCGCGGACAGGAAGGGCCCTGGCTGACCTACGCGCGCATGGACACGCTGCGCTCGCCCAAGACATTGCCCGGCCCGGCGCTCGGCGTACCCTCGCTCACCTTTCGTGCCTGGTATGAATCGAAATACGGCATTGCCGCGTGGGAAGCGCTTTACAAGATTCATAACGGGACCTGGGTGGACTATCTGTCCTGGTTGCAGAAGGTGCTGGCATTGCCCGTCCGCCACGGCGTTGCGCTGGAAGCGCTCGAACCCGCGGGCTCGTTCGTGCAAGCCGTGCTGAACGAAAATGGCGCGCGTCGAAAGATACTGGTGCGGCGCGTCGTTCTCGCGACCGGCCGCGCCGGCGCCGGCGGTGACCTCTGGCCGGACTTCGTCGATCGCGCATTGGCGCCGGGCCTTGCGGCCCACACCAATGACGATATCGATTTCGAAGCGCTGCGCGGCAAATCCATCGCCGTGCTCGGCGGCGGAGCTTCCGCGTGGGACAATGCGGCCACCGCGCTCGAACGCGGCGCTGCGCGGGTCGACATGTATGTGCGGCGGCCTTATCTGCCGCAGGTCAACAAGGGACGCGGCTCGGCATTTCCCGGCTTCCTTTACGGCTGGTCTTCGCTGCCCGATGCCGAGCGCTGGGCCGTGACGGTGTATCTGAACGACATCCAGTCCCCGGTGCCGCATGAAACCGTCAATCGCACCATGCGGCTCGCCGGCTTCCACATCCATTTTCGCGCGGGTGTCGAAACAGCGTCGCGCGCGGGCGAAAAAGTCGCGGTGAAGATCGCAGGTGAGGATGAACCGAAACTGCATGACTTCCTGATCGTCGGCACCGGCTTCAACGTCGACCCGGCGCGGATTCCGGAACTCGCGCACTATGCCCCCCACATCGCCACCTGGGGCGATCGCTATCAGCCCGCGCCCGATCTGCGCCGCCGCGATCTGGAGCGTTTTCCCTATCTCGGTCCCGGTTTCGAACTGACCGAGAAGATTCCGGGCAGCGAACCGACGCTCGGGCAGATCCATCTGGTCAATTTCGGCGCCCATGCCAGCCATACCGCGGTCGCCAGCGATATCCCGGGCGTCAATATCGCCGCCGAACGGGTGGCCGGAGCGATCGTGGCTTCGCTGTTCTGCGAGGATATCGATCACATGCGCCGCAGGGTGGAAGCGTTCAACGAGCCGGAACTTGAAAGCACGCCGTTTTTCGTTCCGGAATCCGAGCGAAGCTGAAGCGAACTTGTCCACCGCGCGCGACCAGCCGTGGAGAACGCGTGGTGGTCGTCCATCTGTTCTCGACGGGCGGCGGCCGGGTTGTTAAGCCCGCCTCCGCTGAGGGAAGTTTGAGTCGGGTTATGACCGTTGCAATCGAGATGGGGCACACGACGGCAGGCGCGCCGGCCACGCTGGACCTCGAGGAACTGCTGGCGACCCGGCTGCTGGTGCAGGGTAATTCAGGCTCCGGCAAATCCCATCTGCTGCGGCGGCTGCTGGAACAGAGTGCCCCTTGGGTGCAGCAGACCATCATCGACCCCGAGGGCGACTTCGTGGCGCTGTCCGAGCGTTTCGGCCATCTGCTGATCAATGCCGAGGACCACACTGAGCGCGGCCTGCAGGTCGCCGGCGAACGCGCACGCATCCATCGCGTCTCCACCGTGCTCAATCTCGAAGGGCTGGATGCCGAAAACCAGATGCGGCGCGCGGCGGCGTTCCTCAACGGACTGTTCGAGATCGCGCGCGACCACTGGTACCCGATGCTGGTCGTGGTGGACGAAGCGCAGCTGTTCGCGCCGGCCGTCGCCGGCGAGGTGTCGGACGAAGCGCGAAAACTTTCGCTCGGCGCGATGACGAACCTGATGTGCCGCGGCCGCAAGCGCGGGCTCGCCGGGATCATCGCGACACAGCGGCTGGCAAAGCTCGCCAAGAACGTCGCGGCGGAAGCGTCGAATTTTTTGATGGGGCGAACGTTTCTCGACATCGACATGGCGCGCGCCGCCGACCTGCTCGGCATGGAGCGGCGGCAGGCGGAGGCGTTTCGCGATCTGGAGCGCGGGCAGTTCATGGCGCTGGGGCCGGCGCTGTCCCGCCGACCGCTGGGCTTGCGCATCGGTCCGACCGACACCACGCCGCGCAACGCAACCCCGCGCCTGATGCCGATGCCGGAAGCGACGTCGGACGCCCACGCCATCATCCTGGCCGCGCCGCCGCCCGAGGCCAACCGGCCGCAGCGCCGCACACCGCCGCCTGACCTCCTCGATCAGCTGATGGCGGCAAAATCGGCGGCGCTGGAGATCCGTCCCGAAGCGGCGGAGCCAACGCTGAGCGCCGAAGAACTGGCGGAGCGGCGCGAGCGCGTCGACCGTATCCTGCGCGCCGTCATGGCCGAACCTGACGCGGGCTTCCGCGCGCATGGCGTGCTGTATCAGGAGTTCGTGGTGCGCTGCCGGATCGAGGGGCTGGGATCGGCCGTGCCTGATCTTGCGGACTTCCGCCGCATGCTGACGCGCGCCCGCGCCGGCCTCGGCTCCGATATCGCTGACGATGACGGCTGGCAGGATGTCTCGGTCCGCGCCTCACTGCTGCCGGAGGACATGCAGGGCGTGTTCATGATGATCGCCCGCGCCGCCAAGGAAGGCTGGCCCTGTCCGGGCGATGCCGCGATCGCCCGCGCCTATGGCTCGCATTCGCTGCGCCGCGCGCGGCGGCTGCTGAGCTACATCGAGGAACAGGGCCTCATTGTCTGCCAGCTCGATGGCGCCGGCCGGCGCATTGTAACGCTGGTCGAACTGGCCTGGGCGACGGCGCCGGGCGACCCCAATGCCGAGGAACTGCCGGCGGAACAAGGCTGCGGCAGCCCGGCTTAAAACGACCGTACAGCCCGCGCGCGTTGCGCTATGATGCGTCCCGCGTGATCTGGAGGATCGGGCTTGAGCGTTGCCTTTACCAAGGAAGACAGTGCGGAAACGGCGTCGGAGACGTTGCTCCCCGACCGCCCGGTTTCGCCGCATCCGAACCTCGTGACCGAAGCCGGATTGAAGGCGCTGGAGCAGCAGCTGCAGCAGGCGCGCGAGGCCTATGAGGCCGCGCAGAAGATCGAAGACGTCAATGAACGACGGCGGCAGGCCGCGATCCCGTTGCGCGACGCGCGCTACCTTGCTGAGCGGGTCCGGACGGCTCAGGTCATGCCCGATCCGGCGTCCACCGACACCGTCGCCTTCGGCAGCACGGTGACGTTCCGACGCGACGACGGACGCGTCCAGACATATCGGATCGTCGGCGAGGACGAGGCGGACCCGAAGGCCGGCTCGATTTCCTTCGTATCCCCGGTGGCGAGGTCGCTGATGAGCAAGGCCGTCGGGGATGTCGTCGGTATATCCGGTCAAGAGCTTGAGATCATTACGATCTCTTGAGCCCGGACGGGGAGCCGACAGACCCGGTTCGCACGCCCAACAAAAACTCGCAAAACAACCCCATGCAAAGTAGCACGATGAAGGCGCCGGCGATGGTCCGGAACTGGGCTTGTTGTCAGTTTATCCCTCCAGACCGAAGGGATCGTCGACCGAATGCGCCGGCTGGGTAAACCAGCGGGCGCCGGTTTCGGTGATGACCATGTGGTCCTCGAGGCGGACACCGAATTCGCCGTAGATGCAGATGGTCGGTTCGTTCGAGAAGGTCATGCCGGGCCTCAGCACGGTCTTGTCGCCCTTCACCAAATAGGGCCATTCGTGCACGTCGAGGCCGATGCCGTGGCCGGTGCGGTGCGGCAGGCCGGGCGTGGCATAGCCGGGGCCGAAGCCGGCTCCGTTGATGACCCCGCGCGCCGCGATGTCGATATCCTCGCAGCGGTTGCCCGGCTTGGCGGCGGCAAAACCAGCCGCCTGCGCTTCCTTCTCCAGATTCCAGACGTCGCGCTGGCGCTTGGTCGGCTCACCGAAGACGTAAGAGCGCGTGATGTCGGAGAGATAGCCGTCGACCGGCGCGCCGGTGTCGATCAGGATCATGTCACCCTGCTTCAGCGTCTGCGGATACGGCACGCCGTGCGGATACGCGGTCGCCTCGCCGAACAGCACCGCGTTGAATGGCGGATCGCCTTCCGAGCCGAGCTTGCGGTGCGCGGCGGTGATGAAGGCCTGCACTTCGGTCGTGGTGATGCCTTCACGCATGATGCGGGCGGCGGCCTTGTGGGCTTCGAGCGTGATGTTCTTGGCGGTCTGCATCAGCGCCAGTTCCTGCTCGGACTTGATCATGCGGCAGCCGGCGGTGACGTCGATCGAGTTGATGAAGGTGTAGGCGTTGCCGGCACGGCGTAGCCCATCGAAGGTGAAGAACGGCGTCGCCTCATCGACGGCGATCGTGCCGGAGGGGTAGCCGAGCGAACGCACGGTCTCGGTGACGGTGGCG
It contains:
- the greA gene encoding transcription elongation factor GreA, which produces MSVAFTKEDSAETASETLLPDRPVSPHPNLVTEAGLKALEQQLQQAREAYEAAQKIEDVNERRRQAAIPLRDARYLAERVRTAQVMPDPASTDTVAFGSTVTFRRDDGRVQTYRIVGEDEADPKAGSISFVSPVARSLMSKAVGDVVGISGQELEIITIS
- a CDS encoding M24 family metallopeptidase, producing MTVGVGGSTAEAELAALKNMRGDVPPIGVEERLQRIARAQAIMREKGIDALYLDVSSSMTYFTGLKFRRTERMHSAVLPAKGEIVYISPAFEVEKLKTMTSFGERIAVWEEDEDPTATVTETVRSLGYPSGTIAVDEATPFFTFDGLRRAGNAYTFINSIDVTAGCRMIKSEQELALMQTAKNITLEAHKAAARIMREGITTTEVQAFITAAHRKLGSEGDPPFNAVLFGEATAYPHGVPYPQTLKQGDMILIDTGAPVDGYLSDITRSYVFGEPTKRQRDVWNLEKEAQAAGFAAAKPGNRCEDIDIAARGVINGAGFGPGYATPGLPHRTGHGIGLDVHEWPYLVKGDKTVLRPGMTFSNEPTICIYGEFGVRLEDHMVITETGARWFTQPAHSVDDPFGLEG
- a CDS encoding ATP-binding protein, with translation MTVAIEMGHTTAGAPATLDLEELLATRLLVQGNSGSGKSHLLRRLLEQSAPWVQQTIIDPEGDFVALSERFGHLLINAEDHTERGLQVAGERARIHRVSTVLNLEGLDAENQMRRAAAFLNGLFEIARDHWYPMLVVVDEAQLFAPAVAGEVSDEARKLSLGAMTNLMCRGRKRGLAGIIATQRLAKLAKNVAAEASNFLMGRTFLDIDMARAADLLGMERRQAEAFRDLERGQFMALGPALSRRPLGLRIGPTDTTPRNATPRLMPMPEATSDAHAIILAAPPPEANRPQRRTPPPDLLDQLMAAKSAALEIRPEAAEPTLSAEELAERRERVDRILRAVMAEPDAGFRAHGVLYQEFVVRCRIEGLGSAVPDLADFRRMLTRARAGLGSDIADDDGWQDVSVRASLLPEDMQGVFMMIARAAKEGWPCPGDAAIARAYGSHSLRRARRLLSYIEEQGLIVCQLDGAGRRIVTLVELAWATAPGDPNAEELPAEQGCGSPA
- a CDS encoding NAD(P)-binding domain-containing protein, giving the protein MDRIDRADLAGLARHERAVARDLEMLGVPAANWPATIADASGQPVLDVLVVGAGMNGIAAAGSLLFKGVRNIAVIERAKRGQEGPWLTYARMDTLRSPKTLPGPALGVPSLTFRAWYESKYGIAAWEALYKIHNGTWVDYLSWLQKVLALPVRHGVALEALEPAGSFVQAVLNENGARRKILVRRVVLATGRAGAGGDLWPDFVDRALAPGLAAHTNDDIDFEALRGKSIAVLGGGASAWDNAATALERGAARVDMYVRRPYLPQVNKGRGSAFPGFLYGWSSLPDAERWAVTVYLNDIQSPVPHETVNRTMRLAGFHIHFRAGVETASRAGEKVAVKIAGEDEPKLHDFLIVGTGFNVDPARIPELAHYAPHIATWGDRYQPAPDLRRRDLERFPYLGPGFELTEKIPGSEPTLGQIHLVNFGAHASHTAVASDIPGVNIAAERVAGAIVASLFCEDIDHMRRRVEAFNEPELESTPFFVPESERS